The Pseudomonas sp. TH06 genome has a window encoding:
- a CDS encoding DUF2635 domain-containing protein — MSNRITVLPAAGRVVPDPEAGDLLPLEGREVLDSAWWRRRLADGDITLKTAKAAKPQGAK, encoded by the coding sequence ATGAGCAACCGCATCACCGTACTGCCGGCCGCCGGCCGTGTCGTACCTGACCCGGAGGCAGGCGATCTGCTGCCGCTGGAAGGCCGTGAAGTGCTGGACAGCGCCTGGTGGCGCCGGCGTCTGGCCGACGGCGATATCACACTCAAAACCGCAAAAGCGGCTAAACCACAGGGAGCCAAATAA
- a CDS encoding phage tail sheath subtilisin-like domain-containing protein: protein MAIGFSNIPADIRVPLFYAEMDNSAANSATSAMRRLIVAQVNDNIAPSEVGKLVLVSSVALAKSIGGQGSMLASMYETFRKADPIGEIWCLPLHNAEGAIAKGVLTLTGTATQAGVLNLYVGGVRVQATVINGATAAQAATALALKINATADLPVSAAAVDGVVTVSAKWVGESGNDISLQFNRLGKSNGEETPAGLVTAITAMIGGAGVPDQVAAVAALGDEPFEFIALPWSDLSTLNTWQAVMDDSTGRWSWAKQLFGHVYSAKRGTVGTLVAAGQARNDQHMTIQALEPGVPQPFWVQAAALAARTAVFISADASRPTQSGSLPGVDPAPASERFTLTERQSLLNYGIATAYYEGGYVRIQRSITTYQKNAYGQADNSYLDSETMHQSAFIVRRLQSVITSKYGRHKLASDGTRFGAGQPIITPATIRGELIAQYAKLELEGHVENAELFAEHLIVERDVQDPSRVNVLFPPDYINGLRVFALLNQFRLQYDDAA, encoded by the coding sequence ATGGCGATCGGATTCAGCAACATCCCCGCGGACATTCGTGTACCGCTGTTCTATGCCGAAATGGACAATTCGGCCGCCAATAGCGCGACCTCGGCCATGCGCCGTTTGATCGTCGCCCAGGTCAACGACAACATCGCCCCGAGCGAAGTCGGCAAACTGGTATTGGTCTCCAGCGTTGCGCTGGCGAAAAGCATCGGCGGTCAAGGCTCGATGCTTGCCTCGATGTACGAAACCTTCCGCAAGGCCGACCCGATCGGCGAGATCTGGTGCCTGCCGCTGCACAACGCTGAAGGCGCGATCGCCAAAGGCGTGCTGACCCTGACCGGCACCGCCACTCAGGCTGGCGTGCTCAATCTGTATGTCGGCGGTGTGCGAGTGCAAGCCACCGTGATCAATGGTGCCACCGCTGCCCAAGCGGCGACCGCGCTGGCGTTGAAAATCAACGCCACTGCCGATCTGCCGGTGAGCGCAGCGGCTGTCGATGGTGTAGTGACTGTGAGCGCCAAATGGGTGGGCGAGAGCGGTAACGACATCAGCTTGCAATTCAACCGTCTGGGCAAGAGCAACGGCGAGGAAACCCCGGCCGGTCTGGTCACCGCGATCACGGCGATGATCGGTGGCGCCGGCGTGCCGGATCAAGTGGCGGCGGTTGCCGCACTGGGCGACGAGCCGTTCGAGTTCATTGCGCTGCCGTGGTCGGATCTGTCGACGCTCAACACCTGGCAAGCGGTCATGGATGACAGCACCGGTCGCTGGTCGTGGGCCAAGCAACTGTTCGGTCACGTCTACAGCGCCAAGCGCGGTACCGTTGGCACGCTGGTCGCCGCAGGCCAGGCGCGCAACGACCAACACATGACCATTCAGGCGCTGGAGCCGGGCGTTCCGCAACCGTTCTGGGTACAAGCCGCCGCCCTGGCTGCGCGCACCGCCGTGTTCATCTCCGCCGACGCCAGCCGTCCAACGCAAAGCGGCAGCCTGCCGGGCGTCGATCCTGCGCCAGCGAGTGAGCGTTTCACCCTGACCGAGCGTCAGTCGCTGCTCAACTACGGCATCGCCACCGCGTACTACGAAGGCGGTTACGTGCGCATCCAGCGTTCGATCACCACCTACCAGAAGAACGCCTACGGTCAGGCGGACAACTCCTACCTGGACAGCGAAACCATGCACCAGTCGGCGTTCATCGTACGTCGTCTGCAAAGCGTGATCACCAGCAAATACGGTCGGCACAAACTGGCCTCTGACGGCACCCGTTTCGGCGCCGGCCAGCCAATCATCACTCCGGCGACCATTCGCGGCGAGCTGATCGCTCAGTACGCCAAGCTCGAACTGGAAGGCCATGTGGAGAACGCCGAGCTGTTCGCCGAACACCTGATCGTCGAGCGCGACGTGCAGGACCCAAGCCGGGTGAACGTGCTGTTCCCGCCGGATTACATCAACGGTCTGCGCGTGTTCGCACTGCTCAACCAATTCCGTCTGCAGTACGACGACGCGGCCTGA
- a CDS encoding phage tail tube protein, with protein MGQLIAGTCYVKVDGAQLTINGGCEAPLMAVKRETVVPGFYKETDIAPSFKVTALHTADFPLKKLIEGTDITVTCEFSNGKVYVLAGAYLVEEPVSKGDDATIELKFEGIKGTWQ; from the coding sequence ATGGGTCAACTGATTGCAGGTACCTGCTACGTCAAGGTCGACGGCGCACAACTGACTATCAATGGCGGCTGCGAAGCCCCGTTGATGGCAGTCAAACGCGAAACCGTCGTACCTGGCTTCTACAAGGAAACCGACATTGCGCCGTCGTTCAAAGTGACTGCGCTGCACACCGCCGACTTCCCGCTGAAGAAGCTGATCGAAGGCACCGATATCACCGTCACCTGCGAATTCAGCAACGGCAAAGTCTACGTACTGGCCGGCGCGTATCTGGTTGAAGAGCCAGTCTCCAAAGGCGATGACGCCACCATCGAACTGAAATTCGAAGGCATCAAGGGGACCTGGCAATGA
- a CDS encoding phage tail assembly protein — protein sequence MSGAVKLQVAIEAHGEPLTELVLRRPTVQEVRAIKALPYKIDKSEEVSLDMDVAAKYIAVCAGIPPSSVNQLDLADLNALSWAVASFFMSAASAPSPT from the coding sequence ATGAGCGGCGCCGTGAAGCTTCAAGTTGCGATCGAAGCTCACGGCGAGCCCCTGACCGAACTCGTCCTGCGCCGTCCGACGGTGCAGGAAGTGCGAGCGATCAAGGCGCTGCCGTACAAGATCGACAAGAGCGAAGAGGTCAGCCTCGACATGGACGTCGCGGCCAAATACATCGCCGTGTGCGCCGGCATTCCGCCGTCGTCGGTCAACCAGTTGGATCTGGCTGACCTCAACGCGCTGAGCTGGGCCGTTGCGAGTTTTTTCATGAGTGCGGCGTCGGCGCCATCACCGACCTGA